The genome window CACTCGCGCACCATGGGACTTTGCGCATTTTGGAACGTCGCGCATTTCGGAACTTCGCGCATTTCGGGACGTCGCGCAGTCCGGACTTCGCGCTCTTGGGCGCCAGGCAATCGCGTGGCGGCACTGACTACATTGTGCGCATGGAAGCCGCCTCCCTCACCGGCGAACATCGGATCGTCGCCGACGTCAGCCAGCGCGACAACACCGTCTTCGCCGTCCTCATCGCGATCAGCTTCTGTCATTTGCTCAATGACATGATGCAGTCGCTGCTCCCGGCGATCTATCCAAATCTCAAAGTGCAGTTCGGGCTGTCGTTCGTCCAAATCGGCCTCGTCACCTTCGCCTATCAAATCACGGCGTCGCTCCTGCAGCCGCTCGTCGGACTCTACGCCGATCGTCGTCCGACGCCGCTTGCCCTTCCCGGCGGCACTCTCTTCACGCTCGCCGGGTTGACCATACTCTCCATCGCCCAGAGCTACGAGGTGCTGCTCGTCGGCTCCTGTCTGCTCGGGGTCGGGTCGTCGATCTTCCATCCCGAGTCGTCGCGCGTGGCGCGCATGGCGGCCGGCGGGCGGTTCGGCCTCGCGCAATCGCTCTTTCAAGTCGGCGGCAACGCCGGGTCGGCACTCGGGCCGCTCGTCGCCGCCATCGTCGTCATGCGGTGGGGGCGGTCCGGCCTCGGCGCCATCGCCTTGCTCGCGCTGCTCTCCGGAGCCGTGCTGTGGAACGTCGGCCTCTGGTACAAGCGGCATGGACTCGAACGGCTGCGCAACGCGCGCCCCTCCGCGATCGCCGTCGTCTCGAGCCACGACGGCCAAGCGACGCGCGGCATTGTCGTGCTGCTGACTTTAGTCTTCTCTAAATACGTGTACCTCGCGAGCCTCACGAGCTACTACACCTTCTATCTCATTCATCGTTTCCACGTCTCGATCGGGAGCGCGCAGATACACCTCTTCGTGTTCCTCGCGGGCGTCGCCGCCGGCACCTTGATCGGCGGGCCGATCGGCGACCGCTTCGGCCGTCGATACGTCATCTGGTTCTCCATCCTCGGCGCGCTTCCCTTCACACTGCTCTTGCCGGCGGCAAGCCTCTTCTGGACTGGCCCGTTGACGGTCGTGATCGGACTGATTCTCGCCTCCGCGTTTCCGGCGATCGTTGTCTTCGCCCAGGACTTGGTCCCGGGTAAAGTCGGGATGATCTCCGGACTCTTTTTCGGCTTTGCCTTCGGCATGGCCGGACTCGGCGCCGCGATGCTCGGCTGGCTCGCCGATCGCACCAGCATCGAGACGGTCTATCGGGTGTGCGCGTTCCTGCCGGCGATCGGCATGCTCGCCGCTTGGCTCCCGAAGATCGAGCATCCCAACGCCAGCGCCGGGCGCAGCGCGGCTCTATCCGAAGACTCTTGAGCTTCGGCGTTCGTTAGGCGCAGGCGGGAGGAATTCGACCCACGCCGTCGACTCGGCGAGCGTCTTGAGCTCGTGCAGGCGCGCAAGGAGAATCTGCGGGGCGAAGGCACCGCGGACCACGCTGTCGCGGAAATGGTGCGGACGGTCGAATGCCGTGACTCGGCTCGTCAGCTCCTGATGCACGCCGAAGTGCCGGGCGCGCCTCGTTAGGTAGCCCTGAACGGCTTGCTAAGGGCGTGGAGCGACGGCGGCCGCTCGTGGCCGCGGCGTTGCGAGCGTGTCGCCGACGGCGACGCTCATGAGATCGTGCCCGAGCAGCACTGGCCCCGCGTAGCCACGTCGCGTGCGATCGATGATCGCACTCTCCTCGCTGTCCCCGAAAACCACGATGTGTGAATACACCGCGAGTGCCGGCCGAGCGCGAGTGAACACTTCGGCTGCTTGCTCGGGGGTCGTGTGATGAGCGAACGCTCGATAGTACGGCGCCGAGGGGTTCACGTCGACTGGGGCGAGCGCAACTTCGTGAACGAGCAGATCGGCGCCGCGTGCGATGGCGATCAAATCCGGCGAGAATCGAGTGTCGCCCGAGAGCACGACCGTCCGGCGGTCGTAGTCGACGCGGTAGCCGAATGCCGGCGCCACCAACCCGTGATCGACGAGAAACGCGGTGACCTTCACGCCGCCGCGCTCGTACACCACCCCCGGCTGAATGTCGCGCGCCGCGAGGCGTGCCCCACGAGGGTCTTGGCGGCCGTCCTTGATTCGGATGTCGATGTCGAACGCAAAGGCTTGTGCGAGATGCGCGGCCATTGCCTCTGTCCCCGTAGGGCCGAGGAGCTCCCACGGCCTGGAGCGGCGCGTGAGGATCCATCCGCTGAGCCACAGGTCAGGCAGTCCGACGACGTGGTCGGAATGGAGGTGCGTCAGGAAGACCGCGTCGATGCGATCCAACGAGACGTCGAGTTGCGCGAGCCGCTGCGCCGCGCCTCGTCCCGCGTCAAACACCAGCATCTGGTCGCCTGCCTCCACGAGAATGCTCGGCCCGAAGCGCGTGACGCTGAGCGCGGGCGAGCCGGTGCCTAGGAGCGTCACCCGGAAGTTTCGCGACGTTGTATTCTGCGCGTCCAACGCGGGGCCGCGCGCGAGGACGGCGAGGACAGTGAAGAGCGCGCAAAGTGGAAAGCGCATCCGAATTCGGCGCGAGGCTGGCGGACAGGGGGGAGGGGCGCGGCGAGGTGTCGGCGATCAATGTGGAGTTAGGCCGCCGTGCGCGCCAATACGTGGCCAATGCGAATCAGGTTGCGCGCCGGATCGTTCAGCGTGAATTCGCACATTCCGCACGCCTCATCGGTCGGTTCGCCAGCGCTCGTTGGGCCGCCGATCAGGGGCGCTTGGGTGGGACAGCCACGACCTTGGTGCCGATGCCGAGCAGCGCATTGAACTCCGCCACCTCCTCAGGGGAGGCCGAGCGACTGGCGAAGTCATCCTCCCGCTGCGTCTCCAGGAAGGACGCACCCGAGCCGACATGACCCATGAACTCACTCCCACGGTAAAAGTCCGCCACGACGATCGGCACAGGAATGCCAGCCCACGGCCGCTCCCATCCAGCGCATCTGGCATTCACGAAGGCCAAAATGCGCCCGATACGTTCCGGGTCCGCGATCGATGCGACCGTGGTGTCGCGCTGTGCGAGGCGTCCGCGGACCTCGACACGCGTAATCCCCTCGAGCGGCGGGTACGGGGGTACCTTCCCGCCGCAGGCAGTCAACACGGCGATCGGGATCGCGACAGCCCAAAGTCGAATGTCCATGAAAGCTCGTTGTCCGCCTAACGCTCCTGCTCAGTTGTAAACGGCGGGTCAGAAAGCGGCCAAGCCGATTCCCCGCCATCCACGCTCTATTAGCGCCTCTCGAGGAATCCTCTACCTTCGAATATCGCGGGCATCGCCTTGTCAATGCGCGCCGTTCGCGTCGCCGACTGCTTGGCCGCCGCAAAGTGGTACAGATAACTCCTCTGCCGCCCCGGCGTCAGCGCCTCGAAGGCGCGCTTGAAACGCGGGTCCTTTCGGAACCGCTCACTCAGCTCTTTGGGAACCGGAAAATCCGAGGTTTTCTTCGGCTTCATCCGCAGCCCTGCATTCTCGACTGCGATGGCCTCGCGCACGTAGGCCTTGATGGTCGCCGCCCTCGCCGTGATGTCCTTCGCGCTGCTGAATTTCATCACGCGCCCGGCGTGCACCTGGCCGAGCTGCACCAGCACCTTCTTGGGATCCTTCAGCAGGGCGCCTTGAAAGAAACCCAGACCGAAGTACTCCTTGAAGCCCTGCATGATGACGATGTTC of Gemmatimonadaceae bacterium contains these proteins:
- a CDS encoding YdeI/OmpD-associated family protein — translated: MEMAYRERWKAEIAAMRRVLAGFDMKEECKWGKPTYTVDGKNIVIMQGFKEYFGLGFFQGALLKDPKKVLVQLGQVHAGRVMKFSSAKDITARAATIKAYVREAIAVENAGLRMKPKKTSDFPVPKELSERFRKDPRFKRAFEALTPGRQRSYLYHFAAAKQSATRTARIDKAMPAIFEGRGFLERR
- a CDS encoding MBL fold metallo-hydrolase produces the protein MRFPLCALFTVLAVLARGPALDAQNTTSRNFRVTLLGTGSPALSVTRFGPSILVEAGDQMLVFDAGRGAAQRLAQLDVSLDRIDAVFLTHLHSDHVVGLPDLWLSGWILTRRSRPWELLGPTGTEAMAAHLAQAFAFDIDIRIKDGRQDPRGARLAARDIQPGVVYERGGVKVTAFLVDHGLVAPAFGYRVDYDRRTVVLSGDTRFSPDLIAIARGADLLVHEVALAPVDVNPSAPYYRAFAHHTTPEQAAEVFTRARPALAVYSHIVVFGDSEESAIIDRTRRGYAGPVLLGHDLMSVAVGDTLATPRPRAAAVAPRP
- a CDS encoding MFS transporter, yielding MEAASLTGEHRIVADVSQRDNTVFAVLIAISFCHLLNDMMQSLLPAIYPNLKVQFGLSFVQIGLVTFAYQITASLLQPLVGLYADRRPTPLALPGGTLFTLAGLTILSIAQSYEVLLVGSCLLGVGSSIFHPESSRVARMAAGGRFGLAQSLFQVGGNAGSALGPLVAAIVVMRWGRSGLGAIALLALLSGAVLWNVGLWYKRHGLERLRNARPSAIAVVSSHDGQATRGIVVLLTLVFSKYVYLASLTSYYTFYLIHRFHVSIGSAQIHLFVFLAGVAAGTLIGGPIGDRFGRRYVIWFSILGALPFTLLLPAASLFWTGPLTVVIGLILASAFPAIVVFAQDLVPGKVGMISGLFFGFAFGMAGLGAAMLGWLADRTSIETVYRVCAFLPAIGMLAAWLPKIEHPNASAGRSAALSEDS